One region of Hymenobacter sediminicola genomic DNA includes:
- the lon gene encoding endopeptidase La: MTDDSAEVVSIVATDPDQPLDPKDAPETLPLLPVRNTVLFPGVVLPVTVTRKKSIRLVRKAYRGNKIVGVVAQKNNQHDDPSLADLYQVGTMAKILKLLVLPDGNTTIIIQGQSRFQIEEELQHTPYLTARVSYAPEVFPNKNSKETKALVASLKDAAAKMLKLNPEIPQEAQVALDNIESPSFLTHFLSSNINVEVGQKQKLLEINDGVERGTMLLELMLKEIQHLEIKHEIHTKVHTDIDQQQRDYFLRQQIKVLQDELGGGDSSDQDIDKFRQRAKLKQWPEAVAKHFAKELDKLGRVNPQAAEYPLSVNYVEFLLDLPWAEYTKDNFNLKRTRKILDQDHYGMEKVKERIIEYLAVLKLKQDLKAPILCLYGPPGVGKTSLGRSIAKALGRKYVRMSLGGVRDEAEIRGHRKTYVGAMPGRIIAQIKKAGASNPVIVLDEIDKLASDFRGDPSSALLEVLDPEQNSTFTDNYLEVEYDLSKVLFIATANSLDTIQPALRDRMEIIDLTGYTLEEKTQIAKKHLWPKLLTDHGLSLKDVTITPPALQRVIDDYTRESGVRSLERKLGGVVRNIAKSKAMKEEYPAALEPKDITRILGAAIFDRDQYQDNETAGVVTGLAWTSVGGDILFIESLLSRGRGKLTLSGQLGDVMKESAITALSYLRSRADELDIDYRLFDQYDLHIHFPEGAVPKDGPSAGIAIFTSIASVFTQRKIRSHLAMTGEITLRGKVLPVGGIKEKILAAKRAGIKDVILCQKNRKDIEEIQPEYIKDLTIHYADRVDDVLRVALLDEKVAHPMKLVVRDEAPLAPVPSVEVQ; encoded by the coding sequence ATGACCGACGACTCTGCCGAAGTAGTATCCATCGTAGCCACCGACCCTGACCAGCCCCTCGATCCGAAAGATGCCCCCGAGACGCTGCCGTTGCTGCCTGTGCGCAACACGGTGCTGTTTCCGGGCGTGGTGCTGCCCGTCACGGTTACACGCAAGAAGAGCATCCGGCTGGTGCGCAAGGCCTACCGCGGCAACAAGATTGTGGGCGTAGTGGCGCAGAAAAACAACCAGCACGACGACCCCAGCCTCGCCGATCTGTATCAGGTGGGCACCATGGCTAAGATTCTGAAGCTGCTGGTGCTGCCCGACGGCAATACTACCATCATCATTCAGGGCCAGTCGCGTTTCCAGATTGAGGAAGAGTTACAGCACACGCCCTACCTGACGGCCCGCGTGAGCTACGCGCCGGAGGTGTTCCCCAACAAGAATTCGAAAGAAACCAAGGCGCTGGTAGCCTCGCTGAAAGATGCGGCGGCCAAGATGCTCAAGCTGAACCCCGAAATTCCGCAGGAAGCTCAGGTAGCCCTCGACAACATCGAGTCGCCGTCGTTTCTGACGCATTTCCTCAGCTCCAACATCAATGTGGAAGTGGGGCAAAAGCAGAAGTTGCTCGAAATCAACGACGGCGTGGAGCGCGGCACCATGCTTTTGGAACTGATGCTGAAGGAGATTCAGCACCTCGAAATCAAGCACGAAATTCACACCAAGGTTCACACCGACATCGACCAGCAGCAGCGCGACTATTTCCTGCGCCAGCAGATTAAGGTGTTGCAGGATGAGCTGGGCGGTGGCGACAGTTCTGACCAGGACATTGACAAGTTTCGGCAGCGGGCCAAGCTTAAGCAATGGCCGGAGGCTGTGGCCAAGCATTTTGCCAAAGAGCTGGACAAGCTGGGCCGCGTGAACCCGCAGGCGGCCGAGTACCCGCTCAGCGTGAACTACGTGGAGTTTCTGCTGGACCTGCCGTGGGCTGAGTACACCAAGGACAATTTCAACCTGAAGCGCACCCGCAAAATCCTGGACCAGGACCATTATGGCATGGAAAAGGTAAAGGAGCGCATCATCGAGTACTTAGCCGTGCTCAAGCTGAAGCAGGACCTGAAGGCCCCGATTCTGTGCCTATACGGGCCTCCCGGCGTGGGCAAAACCAGCCTCGGGCGCTCCATTGCGAAGGCGCTGGGCCGTAAATACGTACGCATGAGCCTTGGCGGCGTCCGCGACGAAGCCGAAATTCGGGGGCACCGCAAAACCTACGTGGGGGCCATGCCCGGCCGCATCATCGCCCAGATTAAGAAAGCCGGCGCTTCCAACCCGGTTATCGTGCTCGACGAAATCGACAAGCTGGCCTCCGATTTCCGCGGTGACCCGTCGTCGGCGTTGCTGGAAGTGCTGGACCCTGAGCAGAATTCCACCTTCACCGACAACTACCTGGAGGTGGAGTACGACCTGTCGAAGGTGCTGTTCATTGCTACGGCCAACTCGCTGGATACTATTCAGCCCGCCCTGCGTGACCGGATGGAAATCATCGACCTGACCGGCTACACGCTGGAAGAGAAAACGCAGATTGCCAAAAAGCACCTCTGGCCCAAGCTCCTCACCGACCACGGCCTCAGCCTCAAGGACGTGACCATCACGCCGCCTGCCCTACAGCGCGTAATTGACGACTACACCCGGGAAAGCGGCGTACGCAGCTTGGAGCGCAAACTAGGCGGCGTGGTGCGCAACATTGCCAAGAGCAAAGCCATGAAGGAAGAATATCCCGCTGCGCTGGAGCCCAAGGACATTACGCGCATCCTCGGGGCCGCCATCTTCGACCGGGACCAGTACCAAGACAACGAAACCGCCGGGGTAGTGACGGGTCTGGCCTGGACCAGCGTAGGCGGCGACATTCTGTTTATCGAAAGTCTGCTGAGCCGGGGCCGGGGCAAGCTCACGCTGTCGGGCCAACTCGGCGACGTGATGAAAGAGTCGGCCATTACGGCCCTGAGCTACCTGCGTAGCCGCGCCGACGAGCTGGACATCGACTACCGTCTCTTCGACCAGTACGACCTGCACATTCACTTCCCCGAGGGTGCCGTGCCCAAAGACGGCCCCAGCGCCGGCATTGCCATCTTCACCAGCATTGCGTCGGTGTTTACGCAGCGCAAAATCCGCAGCCACCTGGCCATGACCGGCGAAATTACGCTGCGGGGCAAGGTGCTGCCGGTGGGCGGCATCAAAGAGAAGATTCTGGCCGCCAAGCGCGCCGGCATCAAGGATGTGATTCTGTGCCAAAAAAACCGCAAGGACATTGAGGAAATCCAGCCGGAATACATCAAGGACCTCACTATTCATTACGCCGACCGGGTAGATGACGTGCTGCGCGTAGCCCTGCTCGATGAGAAAGTGGCGCACCCTATGAAGCTGGTTGTGCGCGATGAAGCGCCCCTGGCCCCCGTGCCCAGCGTGGAAGTGCAGTAG
- a CDS encoding RagB/SusD family nutrient uptake outer membrane protein, producing the protein MKNLSTIFTHSRRNVLALAFLSTLGLGACEVTDLQPQNQLSEAAVFTDPARIALAVAGVYDAAQSGFYDPLTGGALAVRGYPFGAAANALDDARGEDVSDMAGFFSLVFVNQITPSSPNVVNMWSNCYAVVNKANVTIDGVRQAAAAGIITAEVAQVYEGELRFLRALAHHELVIHFSRPYTDGNGSKAGIPYRDVPANTIAGVNAGRSQDRGTVADDYTKMLADLDFAESNLPATRTITGAAAASATRATKGAAIALKQRLRLHQANWAAAATEGTKLISGTSAPFTSPIGSYALAATQRAAFPGGAAATAETVFSVENRSDDNAGVNGALANVYGSSATPANGGINGRALLAVSPNLYNAPFFTCGDLRRTVMMQQDGVRPAYVLRKYTDATTSSDFAPIIRYAEVLLNQAEAVARTGNDDALALRLLNAVRNRSVTTAADQYAVGSLTGPALIRAILNERRVEFVGEGKRWGDISRLSPDATYGPGGIPAKFNGQVSGQVTLARYACNNGATLATPSVSAVPYASTFFLWPIPAIEIANNPTLAAQQNPGY; encoded by the coding sequence ATGAAAAATCTTTCGACAATTTTCACTCATAGCCGCCGGAACGTACTGGCGTTGGCTTTCCTTTCAACCCTAGGACTGGGTGCCTGCGAGGTTACAGATCTGCAGCCGCAAAACCAGTTATCAGAAGCAGCGGTTTTCACTGATCCGGCCCGTATTGCTCTGGCTGTGGCTGGTGTGTACGATGCTGCTCAGTCGGGCTTCTATGACCCACTGACGGGTGGTGCACTGGCCGTACGTGGCTATCCTTTTGGTGCTGCCGCCAATGCGCTTGACGATGCACGTGGCGAAGACGTTTCGGACATGGCAGGCTTCTTCAGCCTTGTTTTTGTCAACCAGATTACGCCTTCCAGCCCGAACGTTGTGAACATGTGGTCTAACTGCTATGCAGTGGTCAACAAGGCAAACGTGACGATTGATGGCGTGCGCCAAGCTGCAGCAGCAGGTATCATCACGGCCGAAGTTGCTCAGGTGTATGAAGGCGAACTTCGCTTCCTGCGGGCCTTGGCTCACCACGAGCTGGTTATCCACTTCTCGCGCCCTTACACGGACGGCAATGGCTCAAAAGCTGGTATTCCTTACCGTGACGTTCCAGCTAATACCATTGCTGGTGTTAACGCGGGCCGTTCGCAGGACCGGGGTACAGTAGCTGATGACTACACGAAGATGCTGGCCGACCTGGATTTTGCTGAAAGCAACCTGCCTGCTACCCGTACAATCACGGGTGCAGCTGCCGCTTCCGCTACCCGGGCAACAAAAGGTGCCGCTATTGCGCTGAAGCAGCGCCTGCGTTTGCATCAGGCTAACTGGGCAGCAGCAGCTACGGAAGGCACCAAGCTTATCTCCGGCACTTCTGCTCCCTTCACCAGCCCTATTGGAAGCTACGCACTGGCAGCAACCCAGCGGGCTGCTTTCCCAGGTGGTGCAGCCGCTACGGCTGAAACCGTATTCTCAGTTGAGAACCGCTCGGACGACAACGCCGGTGTAAACGGTGCCCTTGCCAACGTATATGGCTCTTCGGCAACCCCAGCAAACGGTGGTATCAACGGCCGTGCACTTCTGGCGGTGAGCCCCAACCTGTACAATGCTCCGTTCTTCACGTGCGGCGACCTACGCCGCACCGTCATGATGCAGCAAGACGGGGTTCGTCCGGCTTATGTACTGCGTAAGTACACTGACGCTACTACCAGCTCTGACTTCGCCCCTATCATTCGCTACGCCGAAGTGCTGCTGAACCAGGCAGAAGCTGTTGCTCGCACTGGCAACGATGATGCCTTGGCTCTTCGCTTGCTCAATGCGGTACGCAACCGTTCGGTAACCACTGCTGCTGATCAATATGCTGTAGGTTCCTTGACCGGCCCAGCCCTGATTCGCGCGATTCTGAATGAGCGTCGGGTTGAGTTTGTTGGTGAAGGCAAACGTTGGGGTGATATTTCGCGCCTGTCGCCTGACGCCACGTATGGCCCAGGTGGTATTCCTGCCAAGTTCAACGGCCAGGTTTCGGGCCAGGTAACACTTGCTCGCTATGCCTGCAACAACGGTGCTACGCTTGCTACACCTTCTGTTTCGGCAGTTCCTTACGCCAGCACGTTCTTCCTGTGGCCTATCCCAGCCATCGAAATTGCGAACAACCCTACACTGGCAGCTCAGCAAAACCCTGGCTACTAG
- the porQ gene encoding type IX secretion system protein PorQ produces MIRLLHCRVIATLSVALGLGGAPAAFAQIGGQQTFSFLNLPPGARAAGLGGVNVSARDSDPTMMLSNPALLNADMDGRLALTFVDYLADIKQSTAAYVFKPKQDDAKNRLGFSLTYLSYGKFDQYDAAGNLLGEFSVNEYAAGPTYTYVQGPFTLGGTAKLAVSGISGNHSVGLLADVGALFKHPEQDFTVGLAVKNAGYQLKPYAGASREPMPLDVQIGATIKPEHMPLRFSITAHHLQQLDIVYLDPNQRGQLDENGEPIVKKKTLGDKIARHFAVGGELLLGQNLNVRLGYNHLQRRELRLDNTAGGAGISFGVMLRISQFQLDYTRAGIHASGGANYFTVARNLNTLFVKKQ; encoded by the coding sequence ATGATTCGACTGCTACACTGCCGTGTTATTGCTACCTTATCCGTTGCCCTAGGCTTGGGGGGAGCACCAGCGGCTTTCGCTCAAATTGGCGGCCAGCAGACGTTTTCGTTTCTGAATCTGCCGCCGGGCGCACGAGCAGCCGGGCTGGGTGGTGTCAACGTATCAGCCCGCGACTCTGACCCAACCATGATGCTCAGCAACCCCGCGCTGCTGAACGCCGACATGGACGGCCGCCTTGCCCTCACGTTCGTCGATTACCTGGCCGATATCAAGCAGAGCACGGCCGCCTATGTCTTCAAGCCGAAGCAGGACGACGCCAAAAACCGCCTGGGTTTCTCCCTCACTTATCTCAGCTATGGCAAGTTCGACCAGTATGACGCGGCCGGCAATCTGCTTGGCGAGTTTTCGGTGAATGAGTACGCAGCCGGCCCCACGTACACCTACGTGCAGGGGCCGTTCACGCTGGGCGGCACGGCCAAGCTGGCTGTGTCCGGCATCAGCGGCAACCACTCAGTAGGGCTATTGGCCGATGTAGGCGCCTTGTTCAAGCATCCGGAGCAGGACTTTACAGTAGGACTAGCAGTAAAAAATGCTGGCTACCAACTCAAGCCATATGCCGGGGCCAGCCGGGAGCCCATGCCACTGGACGTGCAGATCGGGGCTACCATCAAGCCTGAACACATGCCGCTGCGCTTCTCCATCACGGCCCACCACCTGCAGCAGCTCGACATCGTATATCTCGACCCTAACCAGCGCGGCCAGTTAGACGAGAACGGGGAGCCTATCGTCAAGAAAAAGACCCTAGGTGATAAAATTGCGCGGCATTTTGCAGTTGGAGGTGAGCTGCTGCTGGGCCAGAACCTAAACGTGCGCCTGGGCTATAACCATCTGCAACGCCGCGAACTGCGCCTCGATAATACGGCTGGCGGCGCCGGTATTTCGTTCGGGGTTATGCTGCGTATCAGCCAGTTTCAGCTCGATTACACGCGTGCTGGTATCCATGCCAGCGGCGGCGCCAATTACTTCACCGTAGCGCGCAACCTCAACACGCTCTTTGTAAAAAAGCAGTAG
- the hslU gene encoding ATP-dependent protease ATPase subunit HslU: protein MLDSKTFLTPAQIVAELDKYIIGQYDAKRHVAIALRNRWRRLHAPLDMQREIVPNNILMIGSTGVGKTEIARRLAAIADAPFTKVEASKFTEVGYVGRDVESMVRDLVEQSVNQVKQRRKEEVKVQAAQAVEDLILDALIPPVSGGGLKSTAGFGTTIDSSAMPDSDYELNERTRDKFREKIRSGELDDRKIEIKVQQGAPGIGLVGGAPGMDEASMAGLQDMLGSMMPKKTRKRKVTIAEARKILLDEEAAKLIDMDEVKDEAIRNAENAGIIFIDEIDKVASRSGKGGSGPDVSREGVQRDLLPIVEGSAVSTKYGIINTDHILFIAAGAFHVAKPSDLIPELQGRFPIRVELQSLTKDDFFRILKDPKNALTKQYEALLQAEDVVLSFDDAALERLAEIAFEVNSEVENIGARRLHTVMSRLLNDILFDVPDRIGPNAHILITRELVDERLQSMIRNPDLSQYIL from the coding sequence ATGCTCGATTCCAAAACGTTCCTGACCCCGGCCCAAATTGTGGCCGAACTCGATAAATACATCATCGGCCAATACGATGCCAAGCGCCACGTGGCCATTGCGTTGCGCAACCGCTGGCGCCGCCTGCACGCCCCGCTGGACATGCAGCGCGAAATCGTACCCAACAATATCCTGATGATTGGCTCGACGGGCGTGGGTAAAACCGAAATTGCCCGTCGCCTCGCCGCCATTGCCGACGCCCCCTTCACGAAAGTAGAGGCCTCCAAGTTCACGGAAGTAGGCTACGTGGGCCGCGACGTGGAAAGTATGGTGCGCGACCTGGTGGAGCAGTCTGTGAACCAAGTGAAGCAGCGCCGCAAAGAAGAAGTGAAGGTGCAGGCCGCCCAGGCTGTAGAAGACCTGATTCTGGATGCCCTGATTCCGCCTGTGAGTGGGGGAGGCCTAAAGTCAACGGCCGGCTTCGGCACCACCATCGACAGCAGTGCCATGCCCGACTCCGACTACGAGCTGAATGAGCGTACGCGCGACAAGTTTCGGGAGAAGATCCGCAGTGGTGAGCTGGATGACCGCAAAATTGAGATAAAAGTCCAGCAGGGCGCGCCCGGTATCGGCTTGGTTGGTGGCGCCCCCGGCATGGACGAAGCCTCTATGGCCGGCCTGCAGGACATGCTGGGCTCAATGATGCCTAAGAAGACCCGCAAGCGCAAAGTCACGATTGCTGAGGCCCGCAAAATCCTGCTTGATGAGGAAGCCGCCAAGCTCATTGACATGGATGAGGTGAAAGACGAAGCCATCCGCAACGCCGAAAATGCCGGCATCATCTTCATCGACGAAATCGACAAGGTGGCCAGCCGTAGCGGCAAAGGTGGCAGCGGCCCCGATGTGAGCCGCGAAGGTGTGCAGCGCGACCTGCTGCCCATCGTGGAAGGCTCGGCCGTGAGTACCAAATACGGCATCATCAACACCGACCATATCCTGTTCATTGCCGCCGGTGCCTTCCACGTCGCCAAGCCCTCCGACCTGATTCCGGAGCTGCAGGGCCGCTTCCCGATTCGGGTGGAGCTGCAGAGCCTCACCAAGGACGACTTTTTCCGCATCCTGAAAGACCCAAAAAATGCCCTCACCAAACAGTACGAAGCCCTGCTGCAGGCCGAGGACGTGGTGCTCAGCTTCGATGATGCGGCTCTAGAGCGGCTGGCAGAAATTGCGTTTGAGGTGAACTCGGAAGTAGAAAACATCGGCGCGCGTCGTCTGCACACGGTCATGAGCCGCCTGCTGAATGACATCCTGTTCGATGTGCCGGACCGTATCGGGCCCAACGCGCATATCCTCATTACCCGTGAACTTGTGGATGAACGGCTGCAAAGTATGATTCGTAACCCGGACCTGAGCCAGTACATTCTGTAA
- a CDS encoding SDR family NAD(P)-dependent oxidoreductase, protein MHYYIITGASRGLGKALAEGLLRQPGTSVLGVSRHATIEHERYQHQPLDLSDMLAVQNNLFKVFLARPDAASITLINNAGVLGEIGYVGALPNEHFEFVFDVNVIAPAMLMNTFLSAYGSQSGIPRTILNISSGAAQRPIDGWAAYCASKAALDALSATAQKEQEVRGSGIRIRSLAPGVLDTGMQEHIRSANPEDFSDAERFANLKQEGHLVEPDQAAERIISWLQKSAADNEQVVLRITDIA, encoded by the coding sequence ATGCATTACTACATCATTACCGGGGCTAGCCGTGGGCTAGGGAAAGCACTGGCCGAAGGCCTGCTACGCCAGCCCGGCACCAGCGTACTGGGCGTGTCGCGGCATGCTACCATTGAGCACGAGCGGTACCAGCACCAGCCCCTCGATCTGTCTGATATGCTGGCGGTGCAGAACAACCTGTTTAAAGTATTTCTGGCCCGTCCCGATGCCGCTAGTATCACGCTCATCAATAATGCCGGTGTGCTGGGCGAAATTGGGTATGTGGGCGCGCTGCCGAACGAGCATTTTGAGTTCGTATTTGATGTCAACGTTATTGCGCCCGCCATGCTCATGAATACCTTCCTGAGTGCTTATGGGAGCCAGTCCGGTATTCCGCGCACTATCCTTAATATCAGCAGTGGTGCCGCCCAGCGCCCTATTGATGGATGGGCAGCCTATTGCGCCTCCAAGGCTGCGCTTGATGCTCTTTCCGCTACAGCCCAAAAGGAGCAGGAAGTACGAGGCAGCGGTATCCGGATCCGTAGCCTTGCGCCCGGAGTGCTGGATACAGGAATGCAGGAGCACATTCGTAGCGCTAACCCTGAGGATTTTAGTGATGCTGAGCGTTTTGCCAATCTAAAACAGGAAGGGCATTTAGTAGAGCCAGATCAGGCCGCTGAGCGAATAATCTCTTGGCTTCAGAAATCAGCAGCGGACAACGAGCAGGTAGTTCTTCGCATCACAGATATTGCATAA